ataaagagagaagaagaaagaagaagaagaagaagatgacgaggtgatgataaagagcacagaaaatcaaagaaaaaagaagaaatttggtatgatgagagaggagagagctgGGAAGTCAAGTGGGCATGGATTTGACAACACACAAAACGTGGGGCCCATTAGTTGAGTGAAATTACAAAAATGACGCCATAACTCTGTATTCATTACTAaaaaacaccattttttttgttttcattttcactaactcataactcaatttaGTGAGTTTTGGGTAATGAAAACTCATCCAAACAAGTGTAGCATGTGTGAGACCCACCAATTTTGAGTGATCCACcaattttgagtgatgagtgatgaaaaacacaaaatccaaacatcccCTTAATCTTGCACCAACTTTAACCTAGAAAGCATAGACATGAACACAAGTACAAGTACGGATACAAATACAGGTACAACACAGTAACAGGAgcaagttttgaaaaaatataacatGATCAGCCGGTATGATACTAGTACAACACTAGTACGGTACCCTAAATGAAGTGTCTGTGCTTCCTATAGCTTAACAATGACAGCATTGACATCATCAATTGCAGGACAATATACACAGAGGTATAGAAGCAAGCACATATTGATAAAAAGTTTGTGCTTGGAGGTAAGAAGAATCTTACTTTTGGTAAGTAAAATTGttctttctaaaattaaatcaattgAAAACGGCCTTGTCTACTATCACACCTGACCAGCAAGATGCTTATAATAACAGCTATAAATGGGAGATTTTACACGAAACCTACATTCTGACTCTTCTATTAGTAGGTTGTGTTGTTTGATTTTAAAGATAGGaaaattgaatcaaaacttTGAAGCAAGGTAATTTTATGAATCCATTCCCATAAAAGCAGCCAAAGAGGGGAAACAATTGAATCAGGTTGTCTTTTAATAATGAATTAAACACGAGAGATAACAGTTGCCACCATAGGTCCATGTGCATGTTGACACCATACATATTATGAACATCATACCATGTGTATGTTGCCAAAAACCAATGGATTTGATTCTACCTTGGAAGTCTACTCATAGATCAATGTGGCAAGAGAACATGAGGAAACAGAACCTTGGATCAACTTATTTCAGATTGTATGTACAAACTTCGTTTTCTCCAAGCAAAGTCAGTTTAAGCTTCAAAAATTTTGTGATTAAAATAACCAGATTATAGCTATTTatcagcccccccccccccccccccccccccccccccaaaaaaaaaagaaaaaaaagaccagCCTTATTAATTCTCTTCGTGATATGCAGCCACCATGTATCTCCCAACTTCCAGACAATTCATGCATCTAATTTAAGAAATTTCTTTATAATTCCCATCATCTCTCCTCCTGGAAAACGCCCAAGACAACCCCTCGCTGCTGCAATCTCGTTAAACTCACAAACTGAATCACCATTATAAGCTTGAAGCTGTTTGCTTCTCTCTTGTTCAATTCCCACATCATCTGTTAGGTCATCATCAACTTCAGTAGCTGGAAGAGGAAATGGATCAAGAGAAGTTCCCAAAATGATGGACTCCCCACCTACTGCACTCACAAAGTCTTTCAACCGACACATTGCAAATGGAACTGTTTCAAAGCTGTGGTCTCCATATTCAACTGGAGTTGAGTGGTCTCCAGTAACGCAAAGAAAGTAACGAAATTTTCCAGTTGATTCTGCCTCCCAGAGGAGCCTAGCCAACTGTCCTATAGCTCGATCTACAGCTTCCAGCCCTTTGACTTTCAAAATGCTTGCCTTGTCATGACCTGCATCATCTATTGCCTGCAATACCAAGTATCAAGCAGACTCCATCACCATCATAACAATGGAAAATATTGAGCCAAGTACTTCGACCTCCCTTACCATCCAGTGGTCCATTGGCACAGACTCAGTCCAGAGGTAAAGAAACAAAGTAAGCAGCATTCATAATCAAATGTTCTCATAGTGAAATGATTTGCTGCTATTAATCTACCCTGTCATTTCAAATTATCTGAAATTTTCTGCAAACAAGATGCCCAATAGGTATTTAATTCAAATGGTCTATGATCATTTGTTAGAATCATTTTCACTATTCAATCCAAAACCATCTTTTCAGGCCAGTCATGCACCAACATAGATGAGGCAAATGTTCTGTATCATTGCATGAGAGCTATGAGATCCTGTAATTCAATTTGAACCTCAATGCAAGCAGGCCCCACATAGTATTTCTAGCTTGAAAACAATGatgtaaaatttattaagaTAAATTAAACTCTTTGAAGAGCTATTATAGTTGAATGTGTCTCagaagaaaagataaataaatccTAAAATATATGACCTTGATGTGAAGAAACCCAAAATCATAGCCATCTGATCGACCAGGTTTGTTTTCATCCTCCCCAGGTACAAAAGCAGAGGGGCAAGACTGCAAAGGAGCTGAGAGTGCCTTAGCTATTGCAGTTGCTTTGGAAGTTAAAAGTGTTCGATAGTCTCCAGTTGCTCCAGGGGCATCAAGGATATCAATAGCAAGAGACAGGCCCAGGCCAGCAATAATTTTGGTGGGAGCTACCATGCATGGCCACAATCCATGCTTTTTTTCAAATGGAGGAACCTGAAAtatacaattcaaaattttgaatacaAAGCTGTTATTGTAAATGTAAAttactcaaattttattttatttatttattttcagattttagggATTTACTTAATGTTACATTACAACATGTAAGAAAAAGGGAACTTGAGTGTACAGGACGGGTGGAGTACACAAAATAAAACCCTTAAAAAATTATAGCCTAAAATTAGATAAATCCAAGAAAATctgaaaaagaagaacaaagagaTTCCACCTAATATAGTAATCCAGTCAAATATAAAGATGCTCTGAAAAAACATAAGCTTAAGGTTGTTTTATGTTAAAACCATCAAAAAGTTAAATTTTCACAGGATTTTCAAGCCTCTGGAATACAACCACATGCTAGACTTCTCACCGTAATATATCAACTTTCAGGATAAGTTACAAGAACAACAGGATGTGTGGAAGTAATATTGAAGATTAAAGAATAGCACATCTCAGAGCAAAACTGTTTTCCTTAATACCTTACGTCTTCCAGCTTCTGTTTGagctcaaaaaaattatttcaaatttaataattatatttttaaaaaagcaaaatCCAGACCAGTTAATGAGAGAGATCAAATTTCGAATACAACAGACCTCAAGTCGAATACCACAACCCCGTAGAAGGACAACATTAGCTACATTCTTCCCTTCTGCAACCCGCTTTGCATTTAATGGATGAGAAATCAGAATTCTGGACATTTCCTTGGATAACTCATTAACAACTACAGCTGTGTGCCTTGCTTCATCAGTATCATCTAGAGCTTCAACTTGCAAAAGTAAGCGGTTGTCCTTTAACGGGTCTGTCCCTGATATATTTCCGCTTAATCTTGGTCCTTTGACAACCACTCCACATCTATGCTCTGTTGCATACCTGTAGTAAATGTTATTGTGTTCATCTGTGTCtagtttattattgaaattaaagcCTTAAGCTTCAACTAAGGAACAAAGGTAGCGCATCTCATTTTAATTGGTAAGTCACACATGAACATGGTGGGTCTTGGAACCCACAATTTTaccctccaccttgctcttaAAAGGGGAGGAGATGCCATTTGTAGAGTTCTTTAGTAAAAAAGGTAGgacttctctctcttatatattGGTGACTAAAGGACCTACATAAACTTAAAAAGCTGGGAACAATATCTTGAAACTACATATTAGTTGATATATTTAggcaaaaaaaactttttttaaaactgATAAAAATTTGATATACCTTGTTCATAGATATTTGAAACTTCAAAGTTATTTAAAATAGTTTAAATAACAGGAGAAGTTGATAATTCATAGAGTTCTCCAAATAAAGGTTGCGATTGGCAAAAATCTCAAACAACACAGATATGGAAGCATAATCCAACACTAATTCACAAGCAATACTGTAGCAGATATAAGCATCCGCACCTGACTCTAACTTCGTATTGAGGAAAAGACGGCAGCTTCATTCCATCTAATGCTGCACAGAGTATGGGCCCTTCTTCTTCAAAGTGCCTGTCAGCCCTCCTACTTGTGACTATTCCCGTTTTCTCATCCAAGGTTGCAAAATTTGACTAGAAATTCGAAGATGGCAACAAGTCATCATGCATAATAGCCAACcactaataaattttaaaaagtacaaTACACAGTCTACTAGAACAAGTATAAGCAGGACAAAAGATAACTGGTAAAATATAGAAAGGAAATGAATTTCCAATGCTCAAAACAATTGACTCTTACCACATGCACTCATGATTAAGTACTGGTTGAAATTTTTATGCAAAAGGGAGTcacacaattattatttttcttcagtAATAAGAAAAGTTTCATGTTTAGTAAACGTAATTTGATATTTCAGGCATAGGCATAGTATGAATAGTCTCAAAAAGGACCTTAACTCACATATACAGACATATTTTGTAGACATATTTTGTATACACTGACAAGGAAGAGAGTAGCACACATAAAAATCCTATTACTTAAGATAGCAGAAAGCTAAATGTAAACATCCTAAAttataaagaataataaaatctGGACCTCAAAATTCTCCCAGTATaatgtttttagaatttttctccCTACCCCTATAAGTTTcagcttatttagctgaaactgaaaattttttgctgaaagtactattccgcttatttttactactatttatgagtcccactgcactttttgatactattcatgagtcctaCTGTacatttcagctaatttttacctttatctacagtactttcaacaaaaagttttcagtttcaactaaataagctaTTCCCAAACGGACACTAAGAACTTCACCCTTTAAGCATGTATCCCCAACCCCAGGCCACCCAGTAAAACCAGATTGGTTAAACTAAACAGAGCCCAATTAAGATTTGAAGAGTTAATTTTCATggaaaaaaaaggatttaaaaGCACTATTTCACATCCACAAAAGTTCAAATCTATAAGATTACAGCTTCTGCAAAATATGTCAAAATACAAAAGACTATAAATGTAGAAAATCATCTATCAAGACCACAgttgatcaaattaaaattttccttctgTACTAAAAGTCAAAACAATTATAAACTAACATCAACTGTagattttctcttctttaaaaTGTAGACCAACATTCATATCAACCACTTCATTTTGTTATCAAATAGACAAGAAATAATAGCACTGTGTGGCAATGCTCACGTGTTGAAAATTCTTATCACGAATCACATTGTCCAATGTACTACTATCATACCACACATCATATGATGCATAATTAGCTACAGGAGAAAGATATGAATTTTTAACCAAGTGAGCAACCATTGTAGTGgccataaatgataaaaaaagaagaaaatgtaaagaaaaatttacTCACCTTAAATGCAATATCACCAGGAGACATTGCCAAACCAGCACCCATGGACTCAAAAGCACCTCGACCCCGATAATACACTCTTGGGTCATAACCCAATAAAGAGAGGTGAGCAGTGTCACTCCCACAACCCAAGCCTACTTCAACAGGGTCCATAAGACCATTAACTCCAGCAGATGCAATGGCATCCAAATTGGGCACTTTGGCTGCCTGCAGAGGAGTCTTGAATCCAAGCCTTGGCAGTGACACGTCACCCAACCCATCAATCAGCACAAACGCTACTCTTGTCTTAGGTTGCAGCGGACTACCCATGTTTATATATGGTAAAATTCACTTTCCTTCCTTTCTAGATTAGAGACAATGTTGCAAACTTGAAATGCAGATAAAATGAACGAGTAATAATGTAACCCGTTTCACTCTGAATGCCGCTAAGAGCAAAGTCAGCAGACAAGCCGACCCTTCAAACagctgattaaaaaaaattacaaaaacaacaCAGAACAAATGCTATTACATCAGAATATTAGTATTCCATTTATTATGGCAATTGGGCTTTTATGCAACAAATCAACAACATAGAAACAATTTATATTCACCACACCATTATGAATGTATCATGGACTTAAATAAGTCAAAACTTTGGTTCACAAGTCCCAGTCTCATACTCTGCTAAATGAGACATGGtcatagaaaatatttataagtacttgataaaaaattgaaaactggtATATAATTTACAAAATTGAGATTGATTGAGATCAACTAACAcatttaaaagaagaagaaaattttaaattttcatttcaacTATGAAACCTATACGAAGCACATGAAGAACCCACATAAAACcccctataaaaaaatttaaaaaaaaaaagaaaaaaaaaaaaaaggaaagcaaattcaaatttaaatcacAAGAAACAATCATCAAACATTAGCAGGAGCCCTGAAGAACAGGAATGCAAATTCAAAAGACCCATAGTAAATGTCCTTTAGAATTGGGACTAACAACAGAATTCTAAAAGCGAGTATTAGCTCTCTATCCAAACGAACTCTTGTATGGTTTTTCCGTAGTAGAATCAAAGGTTGGTCTGATCTGTTCCAAATGGGTATCTATCTAAACTAACCAACAAAGCTCCATTTTTCCAAAAACTAAGAAACCatagaaagaaatgaaatgcccacaacaacaacatcatcatcatttcTAAGCTAGAAATATAAAGCTCCAATTTTGACacaaacccaaaagaaaaaaatggaataaaacaTCAATAATAAGTGCATGCAAGAAAAGATTTGGTGAAAAATGCTTCATATTACAGTGTGTGCGCTTTGCATATCCATAGTAAAGAAAGTGTACCTGCGCTGTGCCTGTGGTGATTCATTTGGacccaaaattaaaagaagaaaacttgTTTTCTCAATCTGTGGCTTTAGTTTTAGACTTAGATTTTTGGGCTGTAATGTAATGTAATGTTTACAGAGAAATCGAATCAATTCAATTCCATATACTCCCTACCACTTTAATCTGCGATAGTGGCACCCTTTATTTCTTATTGGTGAAAAGCCTATTTTCGTCTCAATATTTTCACGCGATTCCCACTTcggtccctaagtttttttttttttaccatttttagtccATATTTAGAAAAACACGTTCTGTTTTAGTCCCTATtgtcagtgccctaacggcaaaGTCCTAGGTGGCAGACGGAACACCCTATTAGCTGACATGGCACCGATGTGACGCTGATGTAGCGATTAAGTGGCATTTTTATATGCTacgtcagcattttaattttttataaaaagcctcatcagaaaatttaaaccaaaaaagaaaataaattaaaaatcaaaacttaaGCTTGCCCAGAAAATTAGTTAATTCTTATGCTTGCCTTGAATATCAAAACTTATGtttgaaaccaaacacaaaaagaaaacacaaaactcaaaccggactcccttaatattttcaaaccttcctctctctcttccaaaactctCACAACTCTTTCTAACTCCATTGCCAGCCTCTCTACTCATCTCCACCGCCGCCACCACTAAAACCGACAGTGGTTCATCGCCTCGCCACATCTGACCGACCCACTCTCATGATTCGCTCAAGTCTCTCTCTGACCACTTGTGACCGATCCACTCTCACGAATTGTTGTCTCTCTCTCCCAGGTAGGCAAGTTTCTCTCtttcatctctctatctctcagcTCAGTGGTGTGGATATGGGTTTGtaggttgtgggtttgtgagTTTTGCTGATTTGGGTTTGTGGATTTGTGGCGGATTGGTGCACTGATCTGTGGCGGATTTGTGGGTTCGTGGGTTTGTGAGATTTGTTgatctgggtttgtgggtttttggcGGATTGGTACACTGATCTGTGGCGAATTTGTGGGTTATGATTCAAAGGCTAGGTTTGAGAGAATGGTGGGATTTGGAGGATGGTGGAGATTCGTGGGTTTCCAAgttggatttgattttgtgtttcgATGGATTGGTGGGTTTCCAACTTGGAGATTGGTGTTGATTTTGTGAACAAAGAGGATGCAGGTCTTTTGATTTTAATGGGTGTATGTTGggttaaaatttttgaatatgCAGATctgtttctgggtttgattgttGGTGTATGTTGATTTCTGGATTTTGGTTGGTGTATGTTGATTATTGTTTGATCTAAGTTCtgaattttgatttgtttggttACAAAGAAAGTACTGGAaaggcaaagaaaagaaaagacaagaaactaggaattaatttactaaaaacATGAAGAATATGAATAGTAAGAAAACGAAGAACACAAATATGATCTtccaacaaaataatgaaaagaaaagaaaattttatgttaattattaattattatttaaataattaaataataactaaaattttattttattttaaaatgctgatgtggcatatAAAAATGCCACTTAATCGCCACATCAACGCCACATTGGCGCCACGTCAGCTAATAGGGTGTTCCGTCTGCCATCTAGGATTTTGCTGTTAGGGCACTGACGGTAGGGACTAAAACAGAACgtgtttttctaaatagggactaaaaacggtaaaaaaaaaacttagggaccaaagtgggaatcgcgtgaaaatgtagggacgaaaatagGCTTTTCACCTTTCTTATTTTGATCAACAGGAGAATTATAGGGTACTATTTTTTTCGAATTATAGAAAAACctcatttattattaaaataaaattacactcTGTGTACTCTATAGCTTAACACCGTCAAACTCAAAACAGAAATTGACAGAGTAATACTTTAggcaaaaatccaaaactagctctctaactttcaaattttgtcatttcagtcctctaactttaagttttgtcatttcagtcctctaagtttcaattgTTATCAATTCAGTATTCTGTTATACTTTAGTTAGCAGTCTTCGTTAAGTGAGCCAAAATGACgccatttggtttttttttttttaaataaataaattttgcaattaaaacaaaaataaaagattgttattaaaaaaaagaaaaagaaaacaattaggGGAACAATGTCGTTCCCCTTAGCTGAAATCAAAACAGAAAATCATGGAAAATTTCTCAATAGCCCTAATTGAGTGAGAGAaattgagattgagagagagaaaccgagattgagagagaaactGAGACTAAGAGAGGGAGAAACCGAGATTAAGATATTTCACAGCGGCCTAGGGTCTGCTCCATCAACTCCAGCTCCAGCCAAGTATAGTTTTGGGTAAGTGATGATATAACTTTTGAACTTTTGTGTTTTCTGAATGTAACCTAGAGTTTTGATGATATAACTTTTGATTTATGTAacccataatttttatttttgttttattggtaTATAACTTTTGATATAAATCTGTGTCAATGTTTACTTCTATTTTATGAATacatctattttttatataattctgTTTTTGAATGAAAGAATGTTGTCTTGCTTAGGATCTTTCAAGCTCCCTGCTTTCTTATTTCCTACTTTACCTGTTGGATTGGAATCATTGGATGGAGccgtgttttcttttttcttttcttttttaataacaatttttttttttttttttagttacaattttttttttttttttaaagagccAAAACGGCGCCGTATTGGCTCACTTAATGGAGACTACTAATTGAAGTATAACGAGCTactaaattgaaaacaattgaaACTTCAAAGATTCAAatgaaaaaacttaaaattagatAACTGAAATGACAAAGACTAAAAGTTAAAGGgtcaattttggatttttgcttATACTTTATTATGCTTTATGGAAGTAAAGGAGAGCGGGCTAAAATGGCCAAGTACCACTAAATAATTAGagatctaccacttttttaaactcaaatttGTGAAACTCAAGTTTGTCGTGTAACTTGAGTTACATGAAAAATAGCCACCAATTTTTTAtgtaactcgagttccataaaaagtAGCATGGCAAACTTGAAagctattttttcaaagaactcgagttcctagaaCTCGAGTTAGACgacaaactcgagtttcacaaactcgagttccaaaagaGTGGTatgtccatatatatatttccaaaacaGTGGTAGATCCCTACGTATTTTGTCAAATAGTGGTATTTGGCCCTTTTGCCCAAGGGGAGGGAACTTAGCTTGAACCTTGAATATATTGAGAGCTTTATGTGGGTGTTGGTGTTGCTAAAAAACCTTTATAGTTTCAACCGTTGTATTTGAAGAAAGCACGCCTACCAGCCAACTAAATGGAGCTGATGCTACTactacgttttttttttttttttttttttttttttgatgaattgatGCTACTGGTACATATATggattgttttcttttctttttgattttttgtgtgttATGCAAATAGCACCCCAGGACTCAAATCAATAATAGTAAATAAGcggaaattaaataacaagcacacacaaagaacacaagaatttaCATGGTTCGGCAAACTGCCTACCTCCACGGCGACAAGGaagaaatttcactataaaaatagGGAGATACAATaatgcacaagaacactctcaagaaacccaaatctcaATTACACCTTAGCACTCTCTCacaaaaagaaacaataaaaatagaagCTGAttgcctctcttttttctcttttttcttatgAGGCTATACCTACTAGGTTATTGAAATTATCTCTATTGCCGTAActaataacatatatatatagagagagagagagacagagacagagacgtTAAGTCAGCTACCATAGTCTCCtaatacaacaaaaattcaGTCAACTTGTGTTGACTTGGGCTTGGCAATGCAAGCCACATGGGCCCTACATCAACAATATCCAATTTGACTTGAATTGATCGAGCTACActagcaaactcctccatcgcCTCCACCTTAGCCtttaagggctcacaagctacaaACATCAACCAAGTCCAATTAACTTTTGAACTTGTCTGTTGGAATTGGCTTTGTCAACATATCTGAGgtattctcttcctctctctatGAGTAATCCTTAGCCACTAACTATGCCTTGAATTTTTTACCTtctgtagacactcgattttgcacccatgatttaatcaaagAGAATGACTGGAATGACCTTCCATGTACCCCAAagatcatgattgcattacatgcatcaatttttttttttttgcattacatgcatcaattcattcattgcatatcataaaaatgatcttgagattctaatggtCACAACGGTGTGCTTGGTTTTCAAATCGAACCATCGGATCGAAAGATATTGCATGATTAAGTTTGCATGGGcagcatgcattgtgtctaggtagagtCGACCACGCacgattaatttaaattaattctaattggtaaaaaaattaaaattaattaaataattttgagattgattgataattagtgtttaaaataggattgcatgcataggaataaaatggatgattggataataataaaattgtcgataatttgaactttatcaagatttattttaggatatttatctacaagataattattcttgaaaaagcttgaattaTCCAGGAAAAGAGATAGAAATCATATACTAAGAATGAAAACACGTCTAGGTACAAGGACCGaataaaaaaaccctaaaaagagAGTCCAAAACGCACCTGAATATGGAAGAACGTTCGGCGTCCAAGAGCAccattcggcacttttggagtgccgaatGGCACTTTAAAAGGGCCAACTAGCCcccttttgggctttggcccaactcCCTTTGGGTGATGATAATGCACACCCTTTTCAACCTTTTCACAAAATGATGCGTCCGGATTCACATTTTAATCGTTCATGcctattttttaaagttttcccacctctataaatagagactagATCTCATAATTGAGAGGACTTTTTTTTTGACACTTTAAGAGGCATGCGTTTTGAGACTCTCAAATTGCTGATATTTGCTgttgaaattagggtttttaggtttcaaagataattgaataagtttcattgaaccctaaaacatcctctcaaaaGCAAGGAGTGCtgatgcaagaggttgttttcaATCACCCTATTCTTTTTTATGCTTCTTGTTTATGATGATGCATGTTTTTTATTCATGACATGATTTactaattgttgttttgtttaaagcatgatcttgaatttcttatatataattgttacaatctttttcttaatttcaatTATCTGCATATAaccaattctttttcttaaaatcaaaatcagatctacatctttcttagatgtagatctgaatttttcttaatctaaaaaaaaaacagatttacatctttcttagatgtagatatgaatttttcttaaaatgaaaacaggtctgcatctttcttagatgtagatctgaatttttcttaataaaaaacgGATccgcatcttcattagatgttgatctgaatttttctccaatcaaaaaattgatttgtattttttttagatacaaatatgattttttaaacatatgcaaattttgaaataaagaaaaagattatgCATGATTGTATTTATGGTTTTTTGCTTTGTTCATATAGCATGAATTTATGTTATAAGTGAAATTCtcttccaaaaatattttccatattttttgaatatataaaaacatatctgatttttctgttatcaaaaaccatttttctaagttcttaaaaacagatctaatactttttcaaatcaaaagaatttgttttatgtaataaacacatatctgaatttttatctccaaaaaccattttttttagattcaaaaaacagatctgatttttttttttttttaatataagtcaaaaccatttttttttaatcaccaaaacagatttgaattctttaaaacaaagaagatgattcattcataaataaatttgtgtgatttagttttgttcacatgttcaacatatcattcatgacataCATAAAAGTGGTACATaggtcacaagagtctagaagaccagactctgtctaggcagaatgggtgcctaacgccttcccattccataacctagcctccaaatttaggtatttggttaagtagatctaagccttgtcttttcttttattttgggca
This DNA window, taken from Quercus robur chromosome 2, dhQueRobu3.1, whole genome shotgun sequence, encodes the following:
- the LOC126713977 gene encoding uncharacterized protein LOC126713977 codes for the protein MGSPLQPKTRVAFVLIDGLGDVSLPRLGFKTPLQAAKVPNLDAIASAGVNGLMDPVEVGLGCGSDTAHLSLLGYDPRVYYRGRGAFESMGAGLAMSPGDIAFKSNFATLDEKTGIVTSRRADRHFEEEGPILCAALDGMKLPSFPQYEVRVRYATEHRCGVVVKGPRLSGNISGTDPLKDNRLLLQVEALDDTDEARHTAVVVNELSKEMSRILISHPLNAKRVAEGKNVANVVLLRGCGIRLEVPPFEKKHGLWPCMVAPTKIIAGLGLSLAIDILDAPGATGDYRTLLTSKATAIAKALSAPLQSCPSAFVPGEDENKPGRSDGYDFGFLHIKAIDDAGHDKASILKVKGLEAVDRAIGQLARLLWEAESTGKFRYFLCVTGDHSTPVEYGDHSFETVPFAMCRLKDFVSAVGGESIILGTSLDPFPLPATEVDDDLTDDVGIEQERSKQLQAYNGDSVCEFNEIAAARGCLGRFPGGEMMGIIKKFLKLDA